The stretch of DNA ATTTGTGGTTATTTCAAATCTAAAAATTGGAACATCCTATTTTTTTACCCCCTTAAAGGAATTTGCGAAAGACAATATACGTTATCCACGGCTTTGCCAAATAACTTGTAAAAAAAGAACCCTTGGTTCTTAACCAAGGGCTCCTTAAACCGCAGAATTGCCTTACGGATTACTGACGCTTACGCCAACGGCTCCAGCGTCCGCCTCTTCTCCTCGGTCATTTCGGAGTGCAAGCACTCCACCGCGACTTGAGGTCTCCGTGAGCAAAAGGTCCCTGGTTCATCACCAGGGACCTTTTAGCGAGAGCGAGTGCTAACGAGATGTACTTATCTCTATTCTAGCACGAGCGGTCATTACTCAGCGTCCATGTCGGCTTCGTCGATTTCAGCGTTGTGGTAAACGTCCTGAACGTCGTCGTGATCTTCGAACTTGTCGATGAGCTTGAGGAGCTTAACGGCATCGTCGTGACCCAGCTTGACGGGATCGTTTGCAACGTAGGTGATTTCAGCGCTCATCATTTCGATGTTTGCACCTTCGAGAGCGCGGGTAACGGCGTCGAATGCTTCCGGAGAGGTGGAGATTTCATGAACGCCATCTTCGGTGCTCATGTCTTCTGCGCCAGCTTCCAAAACCAAGTCCATAACCTGGTCTTCAGGATACTTTTCTGCATCGATAACAATCATGCCCTTGTAGGTGAATGCCCAAGTAACGGAACCGGTTTCGCCCATGGCGCCGCCGTTCTTGTTGAAGATGTTACGGATTTCAGCAACGGTACGGACCTTGTTGTCGGTCATGCACTGCACCATGATGGCAATGCCTGCAGGACCGCGGCCTTCGTACAGCGGTTCGGTAACGTCTGCGCCACCGTTAGCGCCAGTACCCTTGGCAATAGCACTTTCGATGTTCTTAGTGGGCAAGCTCTGAGACTTGGACTTGATGATTGCAGCACGGAGGCGGGGGTTTGCATCCGGGTTGCCGCCGCCAAGCTTAGCAGCGATAGAAATTTCCTTAATCAACTTGTTCCAAGCCTTGGCGCGAGCAACGTCAGTCTTGGCTTTCTTACGTTTGGTGGTGGCCCATTTGGAGTGACCGGACATATTATACCTCTTGTGGGTTCGTTAAATTTCGCGGTTAAATTTAAAAATTTTATTCGAAGATTACTTTTTCAGCTTCATCTTGCACTGGCGCTTTTCCTTAACGCTCATGCCAGGAGCATCGCAATCATCATCGGAAGAGACCTTCTTCTTCTTGGACTTCTTCTTCTTGGGGGTTTCGTCCTCGTCTTCATCGTAGGACTTCTTTTTCTTCTTCGGCTTTACCTCTTCCTCGTCTTCGTCGGCCTGAACACGACGCTTACGGGTGGAGATGGTACCATCGTCATCGGAAAGCTTATGCTTCTTCTTTTTCTGCAAAGCCTGGAGTTTTTTCTTATCCAGAGGATCTGCGGAAGCCTTGGTGATGGCACCTTCATACTTGCCGCCCCAGACATTGCCCAGCAGGGAACCAGACTCAAGAGCGTCCTTCAGGATGCCCAGAGCC from Fibrobacter sp. encodes:
- a CDS encoding YebC/PmpR family DNA-binding transcriptional regulator, with product MSGHSKWATTKRKKAKTDVARAKAWNKLIKEISIAAKLGGGNPDANPRLRAAIIKSKSQSLPTKNIESAIAKGTGANGGADVTEPLYEGRGPAGIAIMVQCMTDNKVRTVAEIRNIFNKNGGAMGETGSVTWAFTYKGMIVIDAEKYPEDQVMDLVLEAGAEDMSTEDGVHEISTSPEAFDAVTRALEGANIEMMSAEITYVANDPVKLGHDDAVKLLKLIDKFEDHDDVQDVYHNAEIDEADMDAE